One region of Ptychodera flava strain L36383 chromosome 3 unlocalized genomic scaffold, AS_Pfla_20210202 Scaffold_27__1_contigs__length_13241970_pilon, whole genome shotgun sequence genomic DNA includes:
- the LOC139126205 gene encoding uncharacterized protein, which produces MNITNLTCTECHAGPFTDVSQMHNHYIDVHLQEQVHALESPKKHTSSRVCTSPPSTTDVEERKTSEASTSGDVVVISSDEESSSITPPPSVSSQQTMDPIVLSDTEENQDIIVHGSSEVYSTPSKMLGAQELIEIFLIDNIENKLCNRLPEPIFNNEGNPQNCVFKCSVDKISLGDICASSRCGAWTKGGQAAKYFWVSREENILSSVQTAKIVFDDDGKPKFGGIKVRQGRKYKDIRKPLKEIYKLKRRYSTNNNNTNFQRMIATLESVDSANVQSPVIVQYCWSGKPGTLNLQPHGNAKVSSPVPYTQTLPSSLENLKSALDENSPGLVYSSTHDNTKIRNKRQVYRQNQKRKRDKLSGEFGDQDWISAAIQQVQEHRKRGDKQAFVRDLRIGKHGPMCVNYTKQQLFDLVRFCTNPVKFSVLSIDVTYNLGPFFVTNTAFHNLSVINRTTGQHPVFAGPSMLHCSQDKESFSYSSSVLASAEPELRKIKFFGTDDDPAIYMGFRDGLGCAEGEAQPGHLLCFNHSKDNIKRKLSDLAMTIIADIFGLIDITNKTKQNGLVDSTDQFDFQEKLKVLALIL; this is translated from the exons ATGAATATCACCAA ccTTACATGTACAGAATGTCATGCTGGACCATTCACAGATGTGTCACAAATGCACAACCATTACATAGATGTACATCTACAAGAACAGGTACATGCACTAGAAAGTCCCAAGAAACATACGTCGTCACGTGTGTGTACATCTCCACCAAGTACAACAGATGTTGAAGAGAG AAAAACTTCTGAGGCAAGCACTTCTGGTGATGTAGTGGTCATTTCATCTGAT GAGGAAAGTAGCAGCATTACTCCCCCGCCATCAGTATCTAG TCAACAGACCATGGATCCTATTGTGTTGAGCGACACTGAAGAAAATCAGGATATTATTGTGCATGGGTCTTCTGAAGTCTATAGTACACCATCTAAGATGTTAGGAGCTCAAGAACTaattgaaatattcctcatagacaatattgaaaacaaactgTGTAATAGATTGCCTGAACCAATCTTTAATAATGAAGGTAATCCTCAGAACTGTGTTTTCAAATGTAGTGTAGACAAGATATCTTTAGGTGATATCTGTGCCAGTAGCCGCTGTGGAGCATGGACAAAGGGTGGTCAAGCTGCCAAGTACTTTTGGGTATCCAGAGAAGAGAACATTTTGTCATCAGTGCAGactgcaaaaattgtttttgatgatgatggtaaaCCAAAATTTGGAGGAATAAAAGTCAGACAGGGTAGGAAGTATAAAGATATTAGAAAACCACTGAAGGAAATCTACAAACTTAAAAGGCGGTACAGTACtaacaataacaacacaaactttcaaagaatGATCGCAACTTTAGAAAGTGTAGACTCTGCAAATGTACAATCACCTGTCATTGTCCAATATTGTTGGTCAGGGAAGCCAGGGACACTTAATTTACAACCTCATGGTAATGCCAAAGTCTCTTCACCGGTACCCTACACTCAAACATTACCAAGTTCTTTAGAAAATTTGAAGTCTGCACTCGATGAAAATTCACCTGGGTTGGTTTACAGCAGCACCCATGACAAtaccaaaataagaaataaaaggCAAGTGTAccgtcaaaatcagaaacgaaaACGTGACAAACTGTCAGGGGAATTTGGTGATCAAGACTGGATTTCAGCTGCCATACAGCAGGTACAGGAACACAGGAAAAGGGGAGATAAACAAGCTTTTGTTAGAGATCTTCGCATTGGTAAACATGGTCCAATGTGTGTAAACTACACAAAACAACAGTTGTTTGATCTAGTAAGGTTTTGTACTAATCCGGTAAAGTTTTCTGTACTATCAATTGATGTGACATACAACTTGGGACCATTTTTTGTGACAAATACTGCCTTTCATAATCTTAGCGTTATCAACCGTACAACTGGCCAGCATCCTGTATTTGCTGGGCCAAGCATGCTTCATTGTTCTCAAGACAAAGAGTCATTTAGTTATTCTTCATCAGTCCTTGCATCTGCAGAGCCAGaattaagaaaaataaaattctttggtACAGACGATGACCCTGCAATTTATATGGGATTCAGGGATGGGTTAGGATGTGCTGAAGGTGAAGCCCAACCTGGACATTTGCTATGCTTTAATCACAGTAAAGATAACATAAAAAGAAAACTCTCAGATTTAGCAATGACAATAATAGCTGACATATTTGGTCTTATAGacataacaaacaaaacaaagcaaaatggTCTTGTCGATTCAACCGATCAATTTGACTTTCAGGAAAAACTAAAA GTTTTGGCACTTATTCTATGA